A stretch of Shinella zoogloeoides DNA encodes these proteins:
- a CDS encoding aspartate aminotransferase family protein — MSMVNAFSREDFERLGESERALIARREKVLGPAYRLFYEKPLHLVRGEGVFLYDTAGERYLDAYNNVASLGHCHPRVVEAITRQTAVLNTHTRYLHEGIVDYAETLTATFPEALSQAMFTCTGSEANDLAVRIARFVTGGTGIIATELAYHGLTSAVAEFSPSLGESVTLGPHVRTVPAPDSYRHSPEEMMEKFGRDVRAAIADLKRHGIKPAMLITDTIFSSDGIFAGPKGFLKPAVDAIHEAGGLFVADEVQPGFGRTGETMWGFERHGVAPDMVTTGKPMGNGYPMAGIVLRPEVIAEFGPKARYFNTFGGNPVAAAAGKAVLDAIRTEGLQQNALDVGRYLMDGLKQLSSSYPAIGDVRGSGLFIGVEIVADPAEKSPDAARTTRIVNGLRDRRILISASGPRANVLKIRPPLVFSRENADMLVDALADVLKTL, encoded by the coding sequence ATGTCGATGGTGAATGCGTTTTCGCGCGAGGATTTCGAACGGCTGGGCGAGAGCGAGCGGGCGCTGATCGCCCGGCGTGAAAAGGTGCTCGGCCCGGCCTATCGCCTGTTCTACGAAAAGCCGCTGCATCTGGTGCGCGGCGAAGGCGTCTTCCTCTACGACACGGCGGGCGAGCGTTACCTCGACGCCTACAACAACGTCGCCTCGCTCGGCCATTGCCATCCGCGCGTGGTGGAAGCGATCACCCGCCAGACCGCCGTGCTCAACACCCATACGCGCTACCTGCACGAAGGCATCGTCGACTATGCCGAGACGCTGACGGCGACCTTCCCGGAGGCGCTCAGCCAGGCGATGTTCACCTGCACCGGCAGCGAGGCGAACGACCTTGCGGTGCGCATCGCCCGCTTCGTCACCGGCGGCACGGGCATCATCGCCACCGAGCTTGCCTACCACGGCCTCACGAGCGCGGTCGCCGAATTCTCGCCCTCGCTCGGCGAATCCGTGACGCTCGGCCCGCATGTGCGCACCGTCCCCGCGCCGGACAGCTATCGCCATTCGCCGGAAGAGATGATGGAGAAATTCGGCCGTGATGTCCGCGCCGCCATCGCCGATCTCAAGCGGCACGGCATCAAGCCAGCCATGCTGATCACCGACACGATCTTCTCCAGCGACGGCATCTTCGCCGGCCCGAAGGGCTTCCTGAAGCCGGCCGTGGATGCGATCCACGAGGCCGGCGGCCTCTTCGTCGCCGACGAGGTGCAGCCCGGCTTCGGCCGCACGGGCGAGACCATGTGGGGCTTCGAACGCCACGGCGTCGCCCCCGACATGGTGACGACCGGCAAGCCGATGGGCAACGGCTACCCGATGGCCGGCATCGTGCTGCGGCCGGAGGTCATCGCCGAATTCGGCCCGAAGGCACGCTATTTCAATACGTTCGGCGGCAACCCTGTCGCCGCGGCCGCCGGCAAGGCGGTGCTCGACGCGATCCGCACCGAAGGCCTGCAGCAGAACGCGCTCGATGTCGGCCGCTATCTGATGGACGGCCTGAAACAGCTTTCCTCCAGCTACCCCGCTATCGGCGACGTGCGCGGTTCCGGCCTCTTCATCGGCGTCGAGATCGTCGCAGACCCCGCCGAGAAAAGCCCGGACGCCGCACGCACCACCCGTATCGTCAACGGCCTGCGCGACCGCCGCATCCTGATCAGCGCCTCCGGCCCGCGCGCCAACGTGCTGAAAATCCGCCCGCCGCTCGTCTTTTCCCGCGAGAATGCCGACATGCTGGTGGATGCGCTCGCCGATGTGTTGAAGACGCTCTAG
- a CDS encoding siderophore-interacting protein, with protein sequence MKPSFQATASVHLADPAPFVAALLDHLETHAEIERGPDGATILSPYGRVRLRHKPWGVEVAAASGSVEALATVKTFIADHVFEFAEDARIDWSGHGAGDTVPPHFQKMTVVDAFAVAPRMRRVVFRCDNVSALATAHHHHIRLLIPPPARAPRWPRLSADGRMTWPQGEDALASRVYTVRSADLQAGTFAVDFVLHHEQAAGPGVAFARRATRGSVAGLLGPGGGGMPGARNLLLLGDETALPAIARIAETADAQTRVTAIVEIEDAAERAYLDPRPGFEINWLCRSGSRAGDSGPLAQALDSHLADEDAELVVWAGCELAVAAELRKRLASRGGMPAKSQITAYWKRAT encoded by the coding sequence ATGAAGCCGTCGTTCCAGGCCACGGCGAGCGTGCATCTGGCCGATCCCGCCCCCTTCGTCGCCGCCCTGCTGGATCATCTGGAAACCCACGCAGAGATCGAGCGCGGGCCGGATGGCGCGACGATCCTCAGTCCCTACGGGAGGGTGCGGTTGCGTCACAAGCCGTGGGGGGTGGAGGTGGCCGCGGCCTCCGGCTCGGTAGAAGCGCTGGCGACCGTCAAGACATTCATCGCGGATCATGTCTTCGAATTCGCCGAGGACGCGCGGATCGACTGGTCCGGACATGGGGCAGGGGATACCGTTCCTCCGCATTTTCAAAAGATGACCGTCGTCGATGCGTTTGCCGTGGCGCCCAGGATGCGGCGCGTCGTTTTTCGCTGCGACAACGTTTCCGCCCTTGCCACGGCGCATCATCACCATATCCGGCTGCTCATTCCGCCGCCGGCGCGCGCGCCGCGCTGGCCGCGCCTTTCGGCCGATGGCCGGATGACCTGGCCGCAGGGCGAGGATGCCCTTGCCAGCCGCGTCTATACGGTCCGCTCAGCCGATTTGCAGGCTGGAACCTTTGCCGTCGATTTCGTGCTGCACCATGAACAGGCGGCCGGTCCCGGGGTGGCTTTCGCCCGCCGGGCAACGCGCGGTTCCGTCGCCGGCCTTCTCGGACCCGGCGGCGGCGGGATGCCGGGCGCGCGCAACCTTCTCCTGCTTGGCGATGAGACGGCCCTCCCCGCGATTGCGCGGATAGCCGAAACCGCGGATGCGCAGACCCGCGTCACGGCAATCGTCGAGATCGAGGACGCGGCGGAGCGCGCCTATCTCGATCCAAGGCCGGGTTTTGAAATCAACTGGCTCTGTCGAAGCGGGAGCCGGGCCGGGGATTCCGGGCCGCTCGCGCAGGCGCTGGATTCCCATCTGGCCGACGAGGACGCCGAGCTGGTTGTGTGGGCGGGCTGCGAGCTGGCTGTCGCCGCCGAGCTGCGCAAGCGCCTTGCGTCCCGCGGCGGGATGCCTGCGAAATCCCAGATCACGGCCTACTGGAAACGCGCTACCTGA
- a CDS encoding RhtX/FptX family siderophore transporter, producing the protein MAGDAKVLAGAPAPATDARGRLYAVLGGLYLAQGIPTYLLLVALPPLMREAGASRTAIGLFYLLMLPMILKFVAAPFVDRFSPFARLGHRRGWVIPTQVLVSALIAAMALFDPSRAVPLFVLGLAIAVLSSLQDIATDGYAVRHLDDRSRPFGNAIQAGAVALGVILGGTLALVLFERIGWRPTILIVAALSLLPVAAALWMWEDAERATGKPRATLRGFFARPNAWIVLGFALTYRASEGLVRGMEGAYLVDIGLPVAWIGYLSGGAAATAGLLGAVICAFLIRKVGLTVALVLLGLLRTACFLIFALNAAQILPGTAIAMGASAFQALIRYMELVAIYSLFMKASSKDQPGTDFTILTCAELIVYLIGSSIAGLLADHLGYASLFGIATLVSVLGILLAYRQLTWLDRSEAAAGEAVS; encoded by the coding sequence ATGGCGGGGGATGCGAAGGTGCTTGCCGGCGCGCCGGCGCCGGCAACGGATGCGCGGGGACGGCTCTATGCCGTCCTCGGCGGGCTTTATCTCGCCCAGGGGATTCCAACCTACCTGCTTCTCGTCGCCCTGCCGCCGCTGATGCGGGAGGCGGGGGCGTCGCGTACGGCCATCGGCCTGTTCTACCTGCTCATGCTGCCGATGATCCTGAAGTTCGTCGCCGCGCCGTTCGTCGATCGCTTCTCTCCTTTCGCCCGGCTGGGGCACCGGCGCGGCTGGGTCATTCCCACGCAGGTCCTGGTCAGCGCCCTTATCGCGGCGATGGCATTGTTCGATCCGTCGCGCGCCGTGCCGCTTTTCGTGCTCGGTCTTGCGATAGCGGTCCTCTCCTCGCTGCAGGACATCGCGACGGACGGCTATGCCGTGCGTCACCTCGATGACAGGTCGCGCCCATTCGGCAATGCGATCCAGGCCGGCGCGGTCGCCCTCGGCGTCATCCTCGGCGGCACGCTGGCCCTCGTCCTGTTCGAGAGGATCGGCTGGAGGCCGACCATCCTGATCGTGGCGGCATTGTCGCTGCTGCCCGTGGCGGCCGCCCTGTGGATGTGGGAGGATGCGGAGCGGGCGACGGGCAAGCCCCGGGCGACGTTGCGGGGGTTCTTCGCCCGTCCGAATGCCTGGATCGTGCTCGGCTTCGCCCTGACATACCGCGCCAGCGAGGGGCTGGTGCGCGGCATGGAGGGCGCCTATCTCGTCGATATCGGCCTGCCGGTCGCCTGGATCGGCTATTTGAGCGGCGGTGCCGCCGCGACGGCGGGACTGCTCGGCGCCGTGATCTGTGCATTCCTCATCCGCAAGGTTGGATTGACGGTCGCCCTCGTCCTGCTCGGGCTTCTCAGAACGGCCTGCTTCCTCATCTTCGCGCTCAACGCGGCGCAGATATTGCCCGGCACCGCGATCGCCATGGGAGCTTCCGCCTTCCAGGCGCTCATCCGCTACATGGAACTGGTCGCCATCTATTCGCTGTTCATGAAGGCCTCGTCCAAGGATCAGCCCGGAACGGACTTCACCATCCTGACATGCGCCGAACTGATCGTGTATCTGATCGGCTCTTCCATCGCCGGCCTGCTGGCGGATCATCTCGGCTATGCGTCGCTGTTCGGCATAGCCACGCTGGTCTCCGTTCTCGGCATCCTGCTTGCCTATCGCCAGCTCACATGGCTGGATCGGTCGGAGGCGGCGGCTGGAGAAGCCGTATCATGA
- a CDS encoding TonB-dependent receptor, with amino-acid sequence MRLELRLGVSLLALTAAVSAHAQEPENGTEATRQAPARGATVLEAVTVTGSRAPQQISETARTIHVVRGEDIQARARAGENLQQILAQEIPSFDAASFGARTSYGQNLRGRTALVLIDGVSLNSARAVSRQFDSIDPFNIERVEVLSGATAIYGGNATGGIINIITKKGKHAEEGLHAEVMAGARSGFNGDGDFDKNGTAAVTYRSDDWDARFAVAGLGTGTFYDGRGNQLMPDITQTSTADNRSLDIMGSLGFQIDATRRLEVSGQHFDSRQDTDHGIYFGPFLSALANPSLFEVRSGYRSDFNPETSRTMLNATYTDDDVFGQSLLLQAFYRSEAVQFHPFPASTYFYGSSQETDYYGLKAAMVAEPTDSLRITYGIDADRDSFSSRQNIFDRMKALTSGAMEFETVGITGLYPAIDVSTVAGFVEASYEMTDALTLNGGVRYQYVDTQVGDFVGAQQQIAILQGLATSADVIPGGSVNYDAFLLNAGATYSITDTQQVYANFSQGFELPDPAKYYGLGAYTLAGGHFTLINSVNVAQSALEAIKTNSFEIGYRQDEGDYTFDTAAFYSISDRSITLNRTTLAVEMQDQERRVYGIESKVGVELAYGFDVGALGQWVRTEVKTPAGWDTDSVGAASTSKLGGHIGWRGEALSVRLQGQHVFDLTDKDDYRIEGYTLFDLVGAYRFEDANATLNFGIHNLFDKDYTTIWGSRAKALYGALASETIFDYKGRGRTFAVSLTKSF; translated from the coding sequence ATGCGTTTGGAACTTCGGCTCGGTGTATCCCTGCTCGCTTTGACGGCGGCGGTTTCCGCTCACGCTCAGGAACCGGAGAATGGGACGGAAGCGACCCGGCAGGCGCCGGCCCGGGGGGCGACCGTTCTGGAGGCCGTCACGGTGACGGGCAGCCGCGCGCCGCAGCAGATTTCCGAAACGGCAAGAACGATCCATGTCGTGCGGGGCGAGGACATTCAAGCGCGGGCGCGAGCCGGGGAGAACCTGCAGCAGATCCTCGCCCAGGAGATCCCGAGCTTCGATGCGGCCAGTTTCGGCGCTCGGACATCCTACGGGCAGAACCTGCGCGGGCGCACGGCGCTCGTGTTGATCGACGGCGTATCGCTGAATTCGGCGCGTGCCGTCAGCCGCCAGTTCGATTCGATCGATCCCTTCAATATCGAGCGTGTGGAGGTTCTTTCCGGTGCTACCGCGATCTACGGCGGCAATGCGACGGGCGGCATCATCAACATCATCACCAAGAAGGGCAAGCATGCCGAGGAAGGCCTGCACGCCGAGGTCATGGCGGGCGCCAGGAGCGGCTTCAACGGCGACGGCGACTTCGACAAGAACGGCACCGCCGCCGTGACCTACCGCAGCGACGACTGGGACGCGCGGTTCGCCGTTGCGGGCCTTGGCACCGGTACGTTCTACGACGGGCGCGGCAACCAGTTGATGCCGGACATCACGCAGACCTCCACTGCCGACAACCGCAGCCTCGACATCATGGGCTCGCTCGGCTTCCAGATCGACGCCACCCGGCGGCTGGAGGTCAGCGGCCAGCATTTCGATAGCCGGCAGGATACGGACCATGGCATCTATTTCGGGCCGTTCCTGTCCGCTCTCGCCAATCCGAGCCTTTTCGAGGTGCGCAGCGGTTATCGCTCGGATTTCAATCCGGAAACGAGCCGGACGATGCTGAACGCGACCTATACGGACGACGACGTTTTCGGCCAGAGCCTGCTCCTGCAGGCGTTCTACCGCTCGGAAGCCGTTCAGTTCCACCCGTTCCCTGCCTCGACCTATTTCTACGGCAGCTCTCAGGAAACGGATTACTACGGCCTCAAGGCGGCGATGGTCGCCGAGCCGACCGACAGCCTGCGCATCACCTACGGCATCGACGCCGACCGCGATTCCTTTTCGTCCCGGCAGAACATCTTCGACCGCATGAAGGCGCTGACATCGGGTGCGATGGAGTTCGAAACGGTCGGAATCACCGGCCTCTATCCTGCCATCGACGTCAGCACGGTGGCGGGCTTCGTGGAAGCGTCCTACGAGATGACCGACGCACTGACGCTGAACGGCGGCGTTCGCTATCAGTATGTCGACACGCAAGTGGGGGACTTCGTTGGCGCCCAGCAGCAGATCGCGATCCTGCAGGGCCTTGCCACCTCGGCCGACGTCATCCCGGGCGGTTCCGTCAACTATGATGCGTTTCTGCTCAATGCCGGCGCCACCTACAGCATAACGGACACGCAGCAGGTCTATGCGAATTTCAGCCAGGGCTTCGAGCTGCCTGACCCGGCGAAGTATTACGGCCTCGGCGCCTATACGCTCGCCGGCGGCCATTTCACGCTGATCAACAGCGTTAACGTCGCCCAGTCCGCCCTGGAGGCGATCAAGACGAACTCCTTCGAAATCGGCTACCGCCAGGACGAAGGCGACTACACCTTCGACACCGCGGCCTTCTATTCGATTTCGGATCGCTCGATCACCCTCAACCGGACGACGCTCGCCGTCGAGATGCAGGATCAGGAACGGCGTGTCTACGGTATCGAAAGCAAGGTCGGTGTCGAACTCGCCTACGGCTTCGATGTCGGCGCGCTCGGGCAGTGGGTCCGCACCGAGGTCAAGACGCCGGCCGGCTGGGATACCGACAGCGTCGGGGCCGCCAGCACATCGAAGCTCGGCGGGCATATCGGCTGGCGGGGCGAGGCGCTGAGCGTGCGCCTGCAGGGGCAGCACGTCTTCGACCTCACCGACAAGGACGACTACAGGATCGAGGGCTATACGCTCTTCGACCTCGTCGGCGCCTATCGCTTCGAGGATGCGAATGCCACCTTGAACTTCGGCATCCACAATCTGTTCGACAAGGACTACACGACGATCTGGGGTTCGCGCGCCAAGGCCCTCTATGGCGCCCTCGCGAGTGAAACGATCTTCGACTACAAGGGCCGTGGCCGGACCTTCGCCGTCTCCCTGACGAAGTCCTTCTGA
- a CDS encoding helix-turn-helix transcriptional regulator: MQRNQEITPLKFGAKTDKENPKELWRLVLREMLGDVELACDGTLSDTPGLFFARLGLSLTTLYLPAMPVRFWTNGLVDPGLAIMRAMEGPLVVEQRQRRTEASAGDVIFATADSSLTIALPQGGRLDCAYLPAHVLNMSAKQLAAVLMRPISQTCLPLQLLITYAGYMLQQQRQNDTHADMMVRHFYQLLPVLVAELAADAARADSPDRLAAIKAAIAANLSNNTFSIADVARLQGVSPRAIQKRLQRTGTTFSRYLLERRLDAAKDALMLRQGEASITQLAYDFGFDDPAYFSRVFRKRYGLRPSELRQSARSANAAATFP, from the coding sequence GTGCAGCGCAACCAGGAAATCACGCCCCTCAAATTCGGCGCGAAGACGGACAAGGAAAACCCGAAGGAGTTGTGGCGGCTCGTCCTTCGGGAAATGCTGGGAGATGTCGAGCTTGCCTGTGACGGCACGCTCAGCGACACGCCCGGGCTTTTCTTCGCGCGCCTCGGCCTTTCCCTGACGACGCTCTATCTGCCGGCGATGCCTGTCCGCTTCTGGACGAACGGCCTCGTCGATCCCGGCCTTGCCATCATGCGCGCCATGGAAGGCCCCCTTGTCGTCGAGCAGCGGCAACGGCGCACCGAGGCATCCGCGGGAGACGTGATCTTCGCAACGGCGGATTCATCCCTGACGATCGCGCTGCCGCAAGGCGGCCGGCTGGACTGCGCCTATCTGCCGGCGCATGTCCTCAACATGTCGGCAAAACAGCTTGCCGCCGTCCTCATGCGGCCGATCTCGCAAACCTGCCTGCCGTTGCAGCTTCTCATCACCTATGCCGGATACATGCTGCAGCAGCAGCGGCAGAACGACACCCACGCCGACATGATGGTCCGCCACTTCTATCAGTTGCTGCCTGTCCTCGTCGCCGAACTGGCCGCCGACGCGGCGCGCGCCGACAGCCCGGACCGGCTGGCCGCGATCAAGGCCGCAATCGCCGCCAACCTGTCGAACAACACCTTTTCGATCGCCGACGTGGCCCGCCTCCAGGGCGTGTCCCCCCGGGCGATCCAGAAACGCCTCCAGCGCACCGGCACGACCTTCTCCCGCTATCTCCTCGAACGCAGGCTGGACGCGGCCAAGGACGCCTTGATGCTGCGCCAGGGAGAAGCGTCGATCACCCAGCTCGCCTACGATTTCGGCTTCGACGATCCCGCCTATTTCAGCCGGGTCTTCCGCAAGCGCTATGGCTTGCGCCCCAGCGAACTCAGGCAGTCGGCCCGCAGCGCCAACGCCGCCGCGACATTCCCGTAG
- a CDS encoding DUF3617 domain-containing protein, producing MTSKAWAVSRIAVILLAGCAAAAPAMAQEVLSASSETGDMLTAHIAGPKRNAGWWEFTDVAQNGDELTKTHLCVGDKSEAVYSAFDQISGSSCSSKRFEKTAEGYAYTTVCGVPGMDSVTTKGTLTGDIATAYTMDEVKDISPAGDHARRTAKLIAPNCPDGYADGDESTMNDMLKTSVLIGR from the coding sequence ATGACTTCGAAGGCATGGGCAGTTTCCCGTATCGCCGTTATTCTTCTCGCCGGGTGCGCGGCGGCAGCGCCCGCGATGGCGCAGGAAGTGCTCTCAGCCTCTTCCGAGACGGGCGACATGCTGACGGCCCATATCGCCGGGCCGAAACGGAACGCCGGCTGGTGGGAATTCACCGACGTGGCGCAGAATGGCGACGAACTGACCAAGACCCATCTATGCGTCGGCGACAAGTCGGAAGCCGTCTATTCCGCGTTCGACCAGATTTCCGGCTCCTCGTGCAGCAGCAAGCGCTTCGAGAAAACCGCGGAGGGCTACGCCTACACGACCGTCTGCGGCGTTCCGGGCATGGACAGCGTCACGACCAAGGGAACGCTGACGGGCGACATCGCCACGGCCTACACAATGGACGAGGTGAAGGACATCAGCCCGGCGGGCGACCACGCCAGACGCACCGCAAAGCTGATCGCGCCGAACTGCCCGGACGGATATGCCGACGGCGACGAGTCGACGATGAACGACATGCTCAAAACCTCCGTGCTGATCGGACGTTAG
- a CDS encoding DUF899 domain-containing protein: protein MEHTIVSRDEWLTARKGLFAKERAITHQLDALRAERRQLPWVKIDKPYIFDGPEGECTLGDLFGDRSQLALYHFMLTPGSDHICPGCAFTVDHADAARQHFEQADLAFVAVSRAPIRRIEEVRQRMGWTFPWVSAGDRDFNYDFGVSFTPEDRAAGRAAYNYGLTTIRNASDMFGLSVFTRDDEGDIFHTYSTYHRGTELLMGAFNWLDLAPKGRNENGTMSWVKLHDQY, encoded by the coding sequence ATGGAACACACCATCGTTTCACGCGACGAATGGCTCACGGCCCGCAAGGGGCTTTTCGCCAAGGAGCGCGCCATCACCCACCAGCTCGACGCGCTTCGTGCCGAGCGCCGGCAACTGCCCTGGGTGAAGATCGACAAGCCCTATATCTTCGACGGCCCGGAGGGCGAATGCACGCTGGGCGACCTATTCGGGGATCGCAGCCAGCTTGCCCTTTACCACTTCATGCTGACGCCGGGTTCGGACCATATCTGCCCGGGGTGCGCGTTCACGGTCGATCACGCCGATGCGGCCCGGCAGCATTTCGAGCAGGCGGACCTCGCCTTCGTCGCGGTCTCGCGCGCCCCCATCCGGCGCATCGAAGAGGTCCGGCAGCGCATGGGCTGGACGTTTCCATGGGTCTCGGCGGGCGACCGCGACTTCAATTACGATTTCGGCGTGTCCTTCACCCCCGAAGACCGCGCCGCCGGGCGCGCGGCGTACAATTACGGACTGACGACGATCCGCAACGCCTCCGACATGTTCGGCCTCAGCGTCTTCACGCGGGATGACGAGGGCGACATCTTCCACACCTACTCGACCTATCATCGCGGCACCGAGCTGCTGATGGGCGCCTTCAACTGGCTGGACCTCGCCCCCAAGGGCCGCAACGAGAACGGCACCATGAGCTGGGTGAAGCTGCACGACCAATATTGA
- a CDS encoding M81 family metallopeptidase translates to MSYRVAIIEFINESNTFTLKRTGIGDFHASHYFKGDEIPRNFEGTGSEVGGAIEVARAKGWTPVYIVAAHAEPNGIVREEARAEITEACLHGLREGGPFDGVFVALHGAMVTETDEDGDCQFLRAVRSVVGNEVPVAITLDLHANVFDELAGLAQISISFRTYPHVDMREVGIRACELLHETMAGAIAPRLALSRPPMLLGCDDGRTTDNGPMCRLLEIADAEAVAPGILNVSINAGFTDADVWAAGPSVVVTYDAAVAPAALAEGIGGRLCDAIWSYRHNWAQPVPLAECIAALKTADPADGIVVVADFSDNPGSGAYSDCTALIAALLEAGVANAAAGALLDPEAVAEIAAAGVGAEVTVTIGGRTDPGVGGGPLTVTGTVMAVSDGRFVFEGPMFTGLPGTCGRSVCLRVGGLDIMIVSERMQMLDKNIFRAVGIEPTDKVILAVKSMQHFKGAFGPIAARMIVTDAGGLSSPDLTRRDYLRLRRPVYPLDC, encoded by the coding sequence ATGTCCTATCGCGTTGCCATCATCGAGTTCATCAACGAGTCCAATACCTTCACCCTGAAGCGGACCGGCATCGGCGATTTCCATGCGTCGCACTATTTCAAGGGCGACGAGATACCGCGCAATTTCGAGGGGACCGGCTCGGAAGTCGGCGGAGCCATCGAGGTCGCGCGTGCGAAGGGCTGGACGCCGGTCTACATCGTGGCGGCCCATGCCGAGCCGAACGGCATCGTTCGCGAGGAGGCGCGGGCGGAGATCACCGAGGCATGCCTGCACGGCCTCCGTGAGGGCGGTCCTTTTGACGGGGTCTTCGTCGCGCTGCACGGCGCGATGGTCACGGAGACGGACGAGGACGGTGACTGCCAGTTCCTGCGCGCGGTTCGCTCCGTCGTCGGAAACGAGGTCCCGGTGGCCATCACCCTCGATCTCCACGCCAATGTCTTCGACGAGCTTGCCGGCCTTGCGCAGATCTCCATCTCGTTCCGCACCTATCCGCATGTCGATATGCGCGAGGTGGGCATCCGGGCCTGCGAATTGCTGCACGAGACGATGGCTGGGGCGATTGCGCCGAGGCTCGCTCTTTCGCGTCCCCCCATGCTGCTCGGCTGCGACGACGGGCGCACCACCGACAATGGCCCGATGTGCCGCCTGCTGGAGATCGCGGATGCGGAAGCTGTCGCCCCCGGCATCCTCAATGTCTCGATCAATGCAGGCTTTACCGATGCCGATGTCTGGGCGGCGGGACCGAGCGTCGTCGTCACCTATGACGCGGCCGTTGCGCCGGCGGCCCTCGCGGAGGGTATCGGCGGGCGGCTGTGCGACGCCATCTGGTCGTACCGCCACAACTGGGCGCAGCCGGTGCCGCTTGCCGAGTGCATCGCCGCGCTGAAAACCGCCGATCCGGCGGACGGTATCGTCGTGGTGGCCGATTTTTCCGACAATCCCGGCTCGGGTGCCTATAGCGATTGCACCGCCCTGATCGCCGCCCTGCTGGAGGCGGGGGTTGCCAATGCCGCGGCCGGAGCGCTGCTCGATCCCGAGGCCGTGGCCGAGATCGCCGCGGCCGGCGTCGGTGCGGAGGTGACGGTGACGATCGGCGGGCGAACCGACCCGGGGGTCGGCGGCGGGCCGCTGACGGTGACGGGCACGGTGATGGCCGTCAGCGACGGCCGGTTCGTCTTCGAGGGGCCGATGTTCACGGGCCTGCCGGGCACCTGCGGCCGGAGCGTCTGCCTGCGTGTCGGCGGTCTCGATATCATGATCGTTTCCGAGCGCATGCAGATGCTGGACAAGAACATCTTTCGCGCCGTAGGCATCGAGCCGACCGACAAGGTGATCCTTGCGGTGAAATCCATGCAGCATTTCAAGGGCGCATTCGGCCCGATCGCGGCGCGCATGATCGTCACGGATGCCGGCGGCCTCAGCTCGCCCGACCTGACGCGCCGCGACTATCTTCGCCTTCGCCGGCCCGTCTATCCGCTCGATTGCTGA
- a CDS encoding transporter substrate-binding domain-containing protein: MGKLEMNSNEGTTMRKIALYACAAMTLVLAGTVSVKAETIRMGAEGAYPPFNYVAEDGELKGFDIDIGNAICAELKAECEWSVNEWSGIIPGLLASKFDIIASSMAITEARMEKVSFSDPYYFNAMRFVASKELGLADIKPDLVKGLVIGTQSGSIAVDMLKQFFPDNEVKLYPTLGEAFLDMQNSRLDLLVESKIASADWLAQGEECCAFVGEEFLQDGTLGAGLAFRKEDDALRERVNAALAKIVSDGTYDTIRKKYFDFDIRQKPSNASALFGK, translated from the coding sequence ATGGGCAAGCTCGAAATGAACAGCAACGAGGGAACGACGATGAGAAAAATTGCGCTTTATGCATGCGCCGCGATGACGCTTGTCCTTGCCGGCACCGTTTCGGTGAAGGCGGAGACGATCCGCATGGGCGCGGAGGGCGCCTATCCGCCCTTCAACTACGTCGCCGAGGATGGCGAACTCAAGGGCTTCGACATCGATATCGGCAATGCGATCTGCGCCGAGCTGAAGGCCGAGTGCGAATGGAGCGTTAACGAGTGGAGCGGGATCATTCCGGGGCTTCTGGCGAGCAAGTTCGATATCATCGCCTCCTCCATGGCGATAACGGAAGCGCGCATGGAGAAGGTCAGTTTCTCCGATCCCTACTATTTCAACGCCATGCGCTTCGTCGCGTCGAAGGAGCTGGGGCTTGCCGATATCAAGCCGGACCTCGTGAAGGGGCTGGTCATCGGCACGCAGTCCGGCTCCATCGCCGTCGACATGCTCAAGCAGTTCTTCCCCGATAATGAGGTCAAGCTTTACCCGACGCTCGGCGAAGCGTTTCTGGACATGCAGAACAGCCGCCTCGATCTTCTCGTCGAATCCAAGATCGCGAGCGCCGACTGGCTTGCGCAAGGCGAGGAATGCTGCGCCTTCGTCGGTGAGGAGTTCCTTCAGGACGGTACGCTCGGTGCAGGCCTCGCCTTCCGGAAGGAGGATGACGCTCTGCGCGAGCGCGTGAACGCGGCGCTCGCCAAGATCGTCAGCGACGGCACCTACGATACGATCCGCAAGAAATACTTCGACTTCGATATCCGCCAGAAGCCGAGCAATGCGAGCGCGCTTTTCGGCAAGTAG